Genomic segment of Candidatus Chlorohelix allophototropha:
CGCCAATAATTATAGCATAGTTTGAAATACCGTTTGCCTTGAACCAATCATTTATCTCAACAGCATAATTAAAATCGTTATCCCAAGTGCTAGCACCAGAAGCAGCTGCTATTAAAGTGATTACAGCAGATACCACCAGCAACGGCACCGCGATTCCGTTAGCGAAAAACTTGAAACGGTTAGGTCGTTTGCGCCATACGCTATATTTTCGTGCTAACCATTCAATCGCGAAAAGAGCCGCACCCGCTTGATAAGGTATAAGGCTACCAGCAGCGTGAAAAAGCGTTCCGTGCAAACTAATTTCAGTAAATACCAATGCCATTCCGAAATATAAAAGCGTTAGATGGATTAAGAATGGTGCATAAGCCCGATTCTTAAAAGTTAGAAGAAAGATACCTAGCAGGAAAAAAGGAGCTAATAGGAACAAGCCCTGTGCGCTTAGAATAAGGGCACCTATCTCCAGAGCGTTGAGTTTGCTCATAAGAATATTGCCAAAACCCCACTCGAAATACCGTGCAGGTGTTAGTGAAAGGCTATGGCTGAATAGTTCGTTATAAGTGCGCAACCACAATACCTTGCTACTGTTGGGAGAAAAGAGTGTGCCAAATTCTGACAGATTGAGCCATAACCATGGGGTTACCACCGAAAAAGCAGCAATTAGGGCTAAACCCAATCTTCCCCAACGTGGCTTCCAAATTTGAAGCCCTGTTTGTGGTCGCCAGCGCACCCAAAGAAAGGATAGTACAAGAGTAGCAGTAAATAACACCCCATCGCTTCGGCACAAGTAAGCTAGCCCACTAAATACACCCGCCAAAACCAACCAGCGGTCGTCTTTGTTCAGACCCAAATGAATAGTAATAAAGCAAAGCAAGCCGAGCAAAGCAAAATTTGCAAAATTATCCGGGGCATTCCAGAACAAGAAATAGCGTCCCGGAAAGAGCGTAGCAACCGCCATAACCCAGCTATAACGCCGCTGTGCCTCTCCAAAAGTCAGTTTCCCGGCATAAAAAGCCAAAGGTGGTAATAACGCTGCACACAGCATAAATGGCAGGGAAGCTGCAAAAGAAGACACTCCAAATAAAGCAAATGAACCGAGAATAAGCCAGCTAGACAAGGGATTCCAGTAATCGAAGGCTGGGTGGGTATAATCAAAGGTCGGGTTGGGAGGATTAAAAGCAGTTATCTGATAATTCCAGACTGTGTTGATTACAAAGCCATGACCCTCATGCCAATTCTGGGCAGCTTGGTAATAATAATAAGCATCTACAAAACCGGGTTGCTTTACCCAGAAAAACGCAACCAGTAAACGCAAAATCAAAGCCGCGCCTAAAAGGAATAGGTACGGGTGACGGTTTAGGAGTACAAAAGCTTGCTTTATGGCGTTCGTAGTGGAATTTCCCCTACTATAAGTAAAAAAGGTTATAACTCACGCTAATAATAACCTGTGAAGCTTGTATTTTCAAAAACAAAGAAAAACCCCACCGATTAGGGTGGGGTGTCCGTGTA
This window contains:
- a CDS encoding ArnT family glycosyltransferase, giving the protein MRLLVAFFWVKQPGFVDAYYYYQAAQNWHEGHGFVINTVWNYQITAFNPPNPTFDYTHPAFDYWNPLSSWLILGSFALFGVSSFAASLPFMLCAALLPPLAFYAGKLTFGEAQRRYSWVMAVATLFPGRYFLFWNAPDNFANFALLGLLCFITIHLGLNKDDRWLVLAGVFSGLAYLCRSDGVLFTATLVLSFLWVRWRPQTGLQIWKPRWGRLGLALIAAFSVVTPWLWLNLSEFGTLFSPNSSKVLWLRTYNELFSHSLSLTPARYFEWGFGNILMSKLNALEIGALILSAQGLFLLAPFFLLGIFLLTFKNRAYAPFLIHLTLLYFGMALVFTEISLHGTLFHAAGSLIPYQAGAALFAIEWLARKYSVWRKRPNRFKFFANGIAVPLLVVSAVITLIAAASGASTWDNDFNYAVEINDWFKANGISNYAIIIGEPLSYYYTTGNPAIALASDSVAANLEAARRFGANYLVLGVERYSALDALYKDKSGAIAAGLKLQFIAEFKGSQIYRIEPVN